TCTTCGATCGGTAAGCGAACGAAGGCATTATACGTCGTGAGAACGATTGGGTATTACCCAGGAAATCTATCTCTTACATATGTCGACGATATGAAAAACTCTGGTCATGAAAAAAATGTCATCATGAGAAAAACAAGTCTctcgattaatttcttttattctttctttcgaatgcgtaacaatgaaatagaaatgtaTGTAAAGAtgatctctttatatatacgtatatatatatatataaaaaaatgtaccTATCGACGGTCTCACGATGACGCAAGGCAATCGATCGGAAAAATCACTTATCACATTTTCGGCCAACTTCTTTGAGAAAATGTAAGTGTTCGGTAGCGTTCCTATGtatctgcaaaaaaaaaaaacatttccaAATTCTTTGGAAGATAttctttgaagaaaaataatatcgataatatggaaAACATACTTTGAAGTTAAGATGTTCAAAATGTGATCATCGGcattttctatcgtttcgATAGTTTGTCTCCAATTGATTTCTGCTGGATAAGTCTTTTCTTCTACACAGGGCTTATCGCAATGAGCGTAGGTTGAGCTAATGTGAACGAGAGCCTttatgaaaaggaaaggaacaaaaatattttatccttctttttctcctctcatttctttttttctttcttttttttaatctacttACTaccaattttttcattttttcccccAGCAGGCAAATGTCTCTAGCCGATCTTAAATTGGTAAAAATGGCATTCCGTAAACTGTCATTGAATTTAACATTCGCAGCAATgtgaaatattatagatacattatcgataagtatttgtttttctattggATCTAATcctaaatctttttttaatatatcaccCTTTACAACAATCACTTTCTCAAAAGCAGAAGGATTCATTTCTTTGAGTTTATTGAAGATCTGAAAAAATGTTggcttaacttttttttttttttttttttttttttgtttaatagtATACGTCTTATACGTCGATATAATCTTTGATCCATCCTTAATCGATATACAAGCATACAAATGTATAAGCACTTACTGGCAGtgtgaataatttctttaatctaTCGTCGATTGTAACATTCTTTTTCGGTcgcattaatataaataattcttttatatcagGACACGAACGTAAACATTTTTCGATCAAAATTTTGCCTAAAAAGCCGGTGCCACCCGTTATAAAAATACTCCTTCCAGCGAAAAATTTCGATATGTTTTTGATTTcacattctttttgtttctccatCTAAAATGAGGACGATAATGATTGgcgatgaacaaaaaaaatacatagacacacacatacgttaCATACAGCTATATAGCAAAAGATGATCAAGCGTGAAGTTACTTATGACAGaggcaaaaagaaataattaaaaattatcatttactcactttctcttctttctcttttctatttgttcactcaagtcaaaataaaattatatttgtattcttATTCACCGAAATAAAGTTCAATGCCGATCGTGAAAAGTGGTCTGGATGTACGACTCGCACCTTAAGAATATACTTTCGatacgaaagtaaaaaaacgACTGAGTTTCGACATCAAAGTAACACAGGAAATGATATtgaatacaaaaataacaatcattctTACAGTTCAAGGAACAAAGCATTTCATATGTATGATATAcacattaatatttcattacgaTGCAAATTATTAACGCACGTACATTATTCACAGTACTTTATTCGAACGATCATATATAACTATTAGAAATGTATGTCCTTAGGAACTCGTTGGATACTTGttaagaaaacaataaataaaaaatatatggcCATTTTTGTATGgacttaaatatttttagtcAAGTACGTAATTTTCAATAACGAAGTCGAGCCgggcaataaataaataatgaaagtaaaccCTTAGACGCGACGAATCGAAGGTTATCTGGCGCCTTGAAATATCCATTGATGCCCTCTAGTCTATAAGATCACTAAAACAAAAGGGCACACATGAAATATTCAAACATTCCAATGAACTATCTTGACCCATCCACgaccaattttttttctccttactTTCTCAGACCATACTTCATACTTCATACTCAGATAATAATTTCCGCCCTTTTCATTTCCTCTCCTATTTTCACTACAGTCTGTCTGAATAATTAACtctaaagaaacgaaaaagtcAATCAGTTACATCCAACAGACTCACGATATCTAGACTCTCTCGagtcttattaaatattactggCTATTATTCCTTTAGAAATAGCCAGCATAATTAATTACACAtcattatacaaaatatatcaaCAATTGTATCTTATTTCAACGAATATACGGCGATAGTTTCAATTcgcgaaatatttattatcgcgcATCTACCTCAAGAGATTCTTTAAAAGAACGTGCgttttctcattaatttgCGACAACTTGGCGAGCGTTATTTTGCTGACGGCCTTCAACGGTATTCTAGCCTAGTGACGCCGCCACTATTCATCGCGACCGATGGTTCTATAGCTCTGACAACAATGAAGAGACGAGGGAAATTCTCCGTGCAAATCAACTATCATCGCTGATCCGATGCGAGACGCACATTTAAAAACATTCTCGTAGTTGTGCCCTCACGACGCAACAAAAATACCAAATGATAGATAAATGGTTATTTGGGAAAATTTAgacaatagatataatattcattgatTGGTCGAAAATTATCTAGGTTTGTAGTTTTATAATTTGACAAAAAGTAATTGCtctaaaaaagtttatatatacaacatcttatatatacaacaaattattatcgattgatTTCCTCGTAACTTTATCAATAAAGTAAAACTTTACATATACGTCATTtgtatctttaattttatttcaaattattacaaattttacgAATAACTTGTCaatatcttaaatatatatacatgcgtatGTGTCGGCGTCTATGAAGGAGGGAGGAGACAAAAAGGTAATGGACGATCCCATAAAAATCTTATGATTTCGTGGCAAACATCGTTCGATGATTAAatgttttcttatctcttgTCGCTTTAAAACACTCCGTCAATCGTCGCTGGTAACAGCGAACtccggaaaaagaaagagaaagagtaacgAAAGCGTGACTTATTTCCTATAATCTTTTGTAATGCTGCTATTTGTAGAATATGACGAcagccatctctctctctctctctctctctctctctctctctctctctccattgttaattaaatacgatgtattattattttcgctctCGATATTCGAGAGTTTACACGTCCTCAAAGCCAATTTCAGATTCtaaatttttctcgtttcttttttagtttgtttaaaacgtttaattaattaaaataaattgaacgtTTCTAAGTGAATGATGATATTTGGATCATAATAGACAaggtgaaaatataataaacaaagttACAATATAATCCTTTTGTTAATCGacgattgaaatttttcacgaGAAATATTCTATACCGGTTAACCTTTTAGATGGATACGGAAAAAGAAAGTCTCAAAATGATCTTTTCGAATCGTAACGATCTCGAAAAAAGTATGAGCAAGACGGACATGACATACCCGTCCGAAATGAAATACTCGACCGAACCATCTGTTTCCAAAATGTCTTATATCAAGTTAGTCGCTCTAATTTCTAAACTCGTCAAatcatcgttctctctctccctctctctctctctctctctctctctctctctgtatagttcgatatatatgtgtatgtaaatcatatattaaaaacacaaaagaaaaaagattttgatctttgatataattttaagatAGTGTCAGTCCTAAAAttgacattaaaaatatatttatgaaagtaTAATATACTCGTTCTATAATTAAAAGCATTTCACGATGTCAATTTGTCGAGCACTCAATATGGATATTTAATGGATGTTGATTGTTCGACGTTTCAACGAACTACCTACGTAAAGTCATGACTTTGATCGAGTagctgaaaaagaaaagagagagagagagagagagagagagagagagagagagagagagagaaaatacagGTGCATGTTTGGATATGCAAATAAcccgaaagaaaattaaaccgGTTTtggtgtatatgtgtattggATTCGATATTTTAAAGAATCCAGACGAATATCATGCATTATCTGTAGTTTATTAACGACGTTTCGTTAAATCACATTCAagcatttaaaataatacataaaggagaaaacttttatttttctcttgctaTCAATCTTCATTCGGAATTTACACACTTTACCTCCGAATAACTTTTGAAGAAATTGAGATTGATCTCGAATTTGTGTGTAAATCGATtgcatttttgatttttcttttttcccctagAGACGAcgtaaaaatcaaaaaaggtagaaggaaaaaaagaaaacttgtcTCGAATGAAATCGAGTTGGATACCTCGTTAGAAGAGTCCATATACGATGAGTACGAAGAGGATTCTAAAATTGCTATCAAATGGGAATATCCAAAACCAAGAATAATTCCTCGTGCTTCTGttttagtaataatgataattaaaaataaccaAAAAACGATCATGCTTTctgatcaatatttatatttctctttcttttttttttttttttttttttcaattaaacttTGACCGAcctgataaatattttattactttaatggTCAGACGAATACTTAAGTATTTCACTTAAGGATTatcagaaaataatttaatctgATTAATTCGTGATTCGAATTTGATGCTGaactttgatattttatttataaggtTATAAGTTTCTCGATTTCCTTTGTATTCAATTTTTAAGTCATGACCCATTTTGTAAATGactatgcatacatacatacatacacacacacacacacacacacacacacacacacacacatatatatatatattccaacaatttcaatttaattattaagtagaaaaacaagaaaaagtttGCAAAAAAGTATCGTCGAACGATTTCGAATgacttaaaattatttttacttcgtcgtttctttcttttctttttatctttcttacttggctaaatacaatttatttgaaaacgaGCCTATCTTTCGTGCAAACCTTCTTCGAGACTCTACCGAAGTAACTTTACATTTGGCAGAGCAGGAAATTGATGTTAGACCTCGCGTGAATCGATAATTCAAGGAAATTAACTGCAATTTAGGAAGGTTgctgctttctctctctcattctcacacacacacacacacacacacacacacacacacacacacacacgctcTCCGCCTTATCACCTTGATCCATCGCAATTATTAGCTTTCGCTAAACTAATAGtgaattaaaatcgataatcgccaggaaggaaaatgataagtaattatatttctgTGTTCCAGATACGAGAATGGATAGACGAACAGGTAAACTTTATCTTtcgtaaatttatttcgattctttatatattaaaattcgatcgcaaattaattgaaaatttgtaCAGGTACATTGCGTTCTCCACAAGTTTTACAAAGAGGGCTgattaatatgaaatctcTAGTTATCGTAACCGATCGCTTTAGTTAAACAGTTTGCctgaaaaacgaagaaagatgaCTAAAAAGGCAAGAAGAGCTTTGCAAAAGAAGCAAGCAGTGGCAGCTGCCGAGGAGGCCGAAAGGATAAGGTAATAAATtgtaaacgatttttttttcctctattctttttttactattctttttttcctcttcctaaaaggaagaagaaaaaaaggaaaaggaggaaaagagaaaagaaaagtcataGTTAAAGTTTTGCTTGATAATACATAAACATGCGGTTGAAATTTTGTCAACACGAGTACAAAAATCAGGTTTTCATGCGCGATAATCAGTGCAGAGGAAAAACGTGTGTCGTGATAACTCCTTTCCTGAATCTACGGTCGGGCCGCGTATACGGTAGCCGAGTGCGAACATAAAATTCGCACGATATGAGTTTGGCAGAATTCCATTTCTTATCTATGCAACTCGCTTTCGACCCACTTCCTCTTGAAGTTACTTCGGCAATTCACCCCTTACCAACCCTCCAACGTATACCCTCTAAATCTCGATGAGTTTCAGTCTAGTTTCGTACCTCCGAGCGATCGTCTtaaacgatctctctctctctctctctctctttttcttcctataaatttgtttaaaataatgttGGGCGATTCGTTGAAGTCGATTGTCTTTTTCGAAAGTTACATTAGAGTGTCCAAGCCAAGATTTAAAAACGAAGAGGAAAGGTAGACCCTTCGATCtgtttcctttcattttctttcttcttttttttttctgtttaaagGACAAGTCCTTTATATAAGAGATCGTCGAATACTCTTCCAGATTGCAATTGATAAAGGATATTCAAGAAGAAATTCACTTGGAGAAATACAAAGCCGAACAGGAAATTCTATTGGAGGAGAGCCAAACGGCTATGCGAAAAATCCAATTGGAGGAGACGTGGTTCGTGacttacgaaaataaaaaggcaTTTATGGATCACGTTCTTGCCACCGAGAAAATGGAAAACGTGCGTCTTTATACGTATTATAGATgcctttaattatttaattttttacggTCTTTATATCTTGATCTGTGTAGGCTTcttgtattaatataatacctGTACTTACTGAATGTAATTAATTTCAGTGGATTATGTACTTAACATGTGAAAATTTACCAGACGTCGCTGAATTGTCCGATATGAATACATTCATATTCCTCTGGTCGTTGGAGGACGAAAACGTAAACATGGAACTGGTTGTGGAAAAAAACGAAGTCGTACAAtacgtatgttttttttttaacgtattACATCACATCTTGATTGATggtcaagaaaaataaatggttGAGACGCTTTTCGTAAATCATATGTGCATATTTTCAGTTATTGCTGCAGCTTCATAAAATCATCAATTTCTCATTAACGAGATCTATCGATTACATAGAAGAATGTAAAATGGTAAGCGTCGATTAAATACACAAACGCATAGTCGCGATTTCAAAATAGGTTAGGCAAAGTTTTAGGACGAAGTTGCAAAATTGGATAGACCAAGCTTGTTATCGGCTTTTACGTCAGATCGAGAGAGATATGCTTAGAGTGGATCTGAAGAACGCGACTTATGTCAAAATAACGAAGCATCTCATTTGTTGCATATGGGCTTTGATTAAGCTACCGATcagtattaaagaaattcctgaaaaagaaaggtacgtccttttccttttaatttcttttctttttcggatCAACGAAAATCCTAGAACGTAGAGGGACCGAGATTAGGAAGGATTCGTTTGATCCGATTGACAGAAAATCGATCGAGGTTCACTTCGAGGAAATAAATCTAACGATAAAGATACCACCGGACATTGATTGCTACTGTATGGCTATCCGTGGACTATGGCTCGATTACGATCACTATTCCGACATTGCGACCTCTTACGTCATGCCGGAAATACCAGAGGAATATCGAATGAATATGGGTGAAAAaactttaaatttttattcaacttTTATAAACGCGcataattatatctttctttctctttcgttatagagagagagagagagagagagagagagagagagaatgaaaatttcaaaaattcgaaggacatttcttttcctctctcagATCTTATCGCTTTTTGCTCCGAGGAATACGAAACGAAACAGAAAATACGCGATGAACAAGTCGAGGGACGTCGTTTGAggatggaagagaaaaaagctaTGCTATGGAAAATGGAGAATCCGGCACCGGTGGTGCCGGTAAAGTTagataagaaaggaagaaaaaccgGTAGTCAATATGGCCGGATAAAGAGACCGGAATCGGAACAGGAAATAGAACCACTACCGTATTTACCGACTCCGACCGAAATCATTTTGTTCAAAGaaggtaatataaataatttgtgattttcttattaatggGATACAATCATCGATGATATAGTTTTTATCTCGTAGAGGAATTAAGGAAGGAACTTAGAAAGTTGTTGTTTACCAAATGCGAAAAGACGGAAGTAAATCTACGAAAGTACAAAATCTTAGGTGGTATCTATCACATAGATCTCCTTTATCAGCCGCCTCAGCCTAAGGACATGcgaagagaaatatttcttaccaCTCGTAATGCGCACGTTCGAATTTCTAATGTATACGAGATAGATACAGAGATATCCATTCGAACGGATCTCATTTTTGTTTCTAGTGCAAATTCCGAAAGAACTGAAGCACGTACCGTTTTATAAACCGTACAAGGCACCACCGCCGGTACCGCCTACCGAGAGAACACCGGAAGTGATCGAGAATGAGATGAAGGCTTTGGAAACTGCAATGGAGGCTCTCGTATTGGTTACGTTAAAGTACATGCTCTCTTATAAGGAAAcatattttatcgtaaaaatgtaGGTAGAACGAATCGatgaatttcatttcaatgaaATCTATCTTAGATTACCGGATACGGTTTTATGGTTCGAACCACCGTTGGTGGCTCATTGGATTtctgagaaaaatatttggtcGACCCAAGACATCCATGACATAAAGTTCAACGAAGATAAACAACAGATCACATTCCGCACCGGGAGATTTGGAATTCATGGCCTGGCGGCATATAAACTGATCAATTTGCCATTTCAAAGTTGGGAACTTAGGCCAGAAATGGGAAGGAATAGTGGCGGTGGAGTAACTCTTAACATAACAGCTGCTACAGTTCAAGCGGAATTTGTTGTCAGGGTATGCCAATGTTACGAGTTATATTTCTGTTACGTAATCAATCTTTTTTAGGAGGATTCGGTATGTTTGAATTCGTTGGTCGGAGGCACCTCGTCGGCGCTTCAAAATATCGTTGGCATATATATGAAGTTGAACTTTTTAATAGACGTGAgtttaaatttaatctttCCGTTTATAACTCTTCAATTTCTTATCTAATAGTTGagagatttttgttttttttttgtttttttttttttttttttttttttaatttctttgtaaTATCGAAAACGCATTAGAAAATGCGAGAAGGTGGCTGCGATTTATTTCCGGAACGAGATGCGGCAAGTTACATAAAAGGACTTTCCGTGAAGCATCCAGTAGCCCAGAAACACTTGCAAGAATGCATAGGTCTATTGTGTATGGCTTATACATTTTCCTGGTCTAGGTGGAACGTGAAGAGATGTTCGCGTGAAATCGTCCTGCAATTTAAAGAACTTCATGGATGCATCGCCAAAGAGGTAATTCTGATCATACGCGATaaactttcttccttcttctatccatctctatattctctcttcctcgtcCATCTTCTCTCACGATTTTATTCAGCTTCTTCTAGATAATTCATATAATCCAATCGTATTATGAATATGCAATGAGAAACGACGATCAAATACATCGCCTTGACGTAATCGAATAGCCGCTGGCATATGATTttcctcaaaaaaaaaaaaaaaaaaaagaaaaaagaaaaaaaacacttCGATCCtctaaattcttattatttcaaattaacgAATATCTTTGGAACGATCCAAAGATTTCAAATCATTCGAGAGCATTATCGTTTGCTAATCATTATATCTCCtatctattgtttttatcatttgcAGCGTACCAATATTACACTTTTAGTGACGCCTTCTCAAACGATTGCTGTTCAATGTACCGAGATCAGCCCAGAATTTTCCAATGTTCCTATAGATGGCGATAGTGCGAAGGTGTGTTAAACATAACAAatcttaatcattttattcgccatatttttttttttttttttatagttttacGCCGATCTATATCATTTGGCATTGCACAATGCTGGAATAAAAAGTCGTCTGCTGATAAAAGATATCTCGTACAAGCTTGCTCTAACGGTCACAAGGTTGCTAAAAAGTACTAACGTGATAAGTATGTCGTCCTAAAACTCTCTTTTATCTCCTATTTAATAACTTTGTCGCCAACGAGAATCAcc
This Vespa crabro chromosome 7, iyVesCrab1.2, whole genome shotgun sequence DNA region includes the following protein-coding sequences:
- the LOC124425428 gene encoding dynein axonemal intermediate chain 7 homolog, producing MLGDSLKSIVFFESYIRVSKPRFKNEEERLQLIKDIQEEIHLEKYKAEQEILLEESQTAMRKIQLEETWFVTYENKKAFMDHVLATEKMENWIMYLTCENLPDVAELSDMNTFIFLWSLEDENVNMELVVEKNEVVQYLLLQLHKIINFSLTRSIDYIEECKMVRQSFRTKLQNWIDQACYRLLRQIERDMLRVDLKNATYVKITKHLICCIWALIKLPISIKEIPEKERKSIEVHFEEINLTIKIPPDIDCYCMAIRGLWLDYDHYSDIATSYVMPEIPEEYRMNMDLIAFCSEEYETKQKIRDEQVEGRRLRMEEKKAMLWKMENPAPVVPVKLDKKGRKTGSQYGRIKRPESEQEIEPLPYLPTPTEIILFKEEELRKELRKLLFTKCEKTEVNLRKYKILGGIYHIDLLYQPPQPKDMRREIFLTTLQIPKELKHVPFYKPYKAPPPVPPTERTPEVIENEMKALETAMEALVLVTLKLPDTVLWFEPPLVAHWISEKNIWSTQDIHDIKFNEDKQQITFRTGRFGIHGLAAYKLINLPFQSWELRPEMGRNSGGGVTLNITAATVQAEFVVREDSVCLNSLVGGTSSALQNIVGIYMKLNFLIDKMREGGCDLFPERDAASYIKGLSVKHPVAQKHLQECIGLLCMAYTFSWSRWNVKRCSREIVLQFKELHGCIAKERTNITLLVTPSQTIAVQCTEISPEFSNVPIDGDSAKFYADLYHLALHNAGIKSRLLIKDISYKLALTVTRLLKSTNVISMSS